AGTTTATGACTTTAATAGTCTGAGGTATCTCAGGACAAAGTGGGAAGTAAGAGCATAATTGAACAGGAAAGAAAGattagatttttgtttcaaacatgtAAGACATAAAAATTATGATCAGACAGAAATGAACAGAGAAatatttaatgattttatttaagattttcatttctagttgtttttttgaagatgaatcCAGCCTGAAGTGAAAAAAGGGTTCTCGTGAGGGAGATTGTGATcttaaagaacaaaataaaagtcccacACATCCGGACTAAATCACATCTTTTATTGACCTTATTCGTCTTTGTGTCGCCCCAGTTTGACCTGGTGTGTTCGGATGCGTGGTTGGTGGACATGTACCAGGCCACTCTTAATGTGGGCTTCCTGATCGGGAGTATCGCCATCGGCTACCTGGCCGACAGGTAAGTGTGTCACAGGTTTGTTAGGATGGGTTTATTGTTGACGTGATGAGAGTTCATCGAATCCTCCTCCaagttttgttctgtttcaaGGGTCTTTTTGAAGTTGAGGATCAgttatgaaacaaaacaagaaaagttaaatatttgttttaccCTCCTCGCTAAAGAAATCAAAAGTCAgcagtcacatttttttaaatatttattttgatgcttTTTATGTGTtcattgtagagacaggacagaggatagagtcagaaatcagagagagagtggggaataacatgcaaGATAGGAGACACAGGTCGAGTTGGACCCGGGTCGCCCGTTTAGAGAGAAATATCACAGTATCATCGGCATAATGATAGAGCATAGGTACAGTCTAAACACAGCTGCTACATCCACAGCCTTAAAAAATGGGACACTCTCTTTATAAAGCTTGAGACAATATGTAATTTcagaaaacaaatttacaagatgcaTTTTGACAAGCGATGATAGAACTGTTTAAGTGGCAGAAACTTGCCGGAAAGGGAAGTACAAAATGCCAGAAGtgactagagcccgaccgattaatcgacCGGCCAATATTAGCGAATCAAGTCAATATTGGTATCGGCTTATTTTGTCACAGATATTCTCCGATATCTGTAGATTTTTTTCACCAGTCaattaacatttcatttgagtttcagtGTTTGCAAAAAGTGTGTTGCACTTTTGGTTTGCACTTCCAAGCCACCGTACTAGAGtttgtacatggggcacacaaacTAATGACTAGACCACTGGCGCCCCCAGCAGTCACATTTAACGAACTGCAAGAATGGATAGGATATAGAATGACCCCTTCACCTGGACCAAACCTCtcccaaaaataaacaagtcaaatgaaatcaaaatttGGAAAGGATAAaggcaaatgaaaaaaaaaaattaaatataaagtaGATACAGATGAAGAGAAACTGAAGGTTGGTATAAATTCTCAATCTCAAAATCTGCcacaggacaaaaacaaaacatgaaatcagCGTGTAGAGGTTTAAAGGTTAGTCATGTGACAAACCTCCTGAGTAGTTTTTAAAGGAGTTTTTCCCTTTATCACCTCTATGTTCTCGCTGGTTATGTTGGTTAAAAACAATCTGACCAAAGTGTGATTTTAAAGTACATGAGGTACATCAGAGAATCACTGCTTCAAGCTCTGTCTTATAATTTTATCAAACTTACTCATGACCTCAAACGTCTCTTCGGTATGTCTCCAGGTTCGGCAGGAAGATGAGCTTCCTGATGTCCAGCCTGCTGAATGGGATTGCAGGAATCCTGGTTGCCGTTGCTCCAGATTACGTCTCTTTGCTGGTGTTCAGGACGCTGTACGGGTTTGGAGTGAAAGGAGGCTGGGTGGCCGGATACGTGCTGAGTAAGAAGAATCACATGTGACCTCACAGCCGAGATTCTCAGTCCCATGAAGTTAAAATAATTGAAACGTTACTTCTTCTCTGTCAGTCACTGAGATCGTCGGGGTGGAGTACAGACGCACGGTGGGCGTCCTTTATCAGATGTTCTTCAGTGTCggcatcctcctcctccctcttctagCCTATTACATCACTGACTGGCGTTGGCTGCAGGTCGTCATAACGATCCCCTACATCGTCTTCCTCTCCTACTACTGGTGAGAAACTCTTTATTATAAgaactttgacctttgacctgcacAATATGTTGCATATTCAGGTGTGTTGGGTATTATAGTAGCATTTCAATGatgcaaacacatttcatataCAAATTTTCTCCCGTACAGTTCAAGTGCATTTCAGTAAAATTGGATTTGTTCACTTTTCTACTTTCCCAATCGTTCCCCCAAACATATGACACTCTTACTCTTCACACAGCCTCTTCCAGATCacgtaacaaaaacaaatatttttgcatTCAACACTCAACTCGTCTACActccgctttttttttttaagtaagttTCCAGTGCAGAATGATGAAATAATTAAGATTTTTCAGAAGATACAGGGTGTATATAGGTTAATGTCTTTGTGTCTATCCAAAAACATCAAGCCATACTGACCTGGATGTACCAGCTGTGTTTAAACTGTACCTATGCTCTATCATTACGCCGATGATACTGTGATATTTCTCTCTAAGTAGGGACACtatggaacttttttttttttttttttttgaaggaccTTTCATAACCTGCATGACCTTTCAAAGCATGCTGCCCCAATATGCTTCACAAAAAAAGCTGACACTGATGGCGATAATAACATTACACAGAAATGAAACGCACAGTAGGCTTATCTCAATTTCaacgccagggggctctcagtcaaaacaataacagaagatgacgttgaggctggcggggaatcatgggagcgCTCTCTGCTAATTCACAAACATCTGTACAGCTGGGATCAACTCCAGTCCCCCACAACCCCCAAACATGAAAAAGCTTCACGTTTGTTTTCTTTACGTCATAGAATATTTTCTGGGTTGCAGGTTTATCCCAGAATCTCCCAGATGGCTTCTCTCGCAGAACAAAAAGGCGAAAGCGGTGGAGATCACCGAGGCCATGGCCAAAGAGAACAAGAGGACACTGTCCAAGAACATCGAGGTGCCTGCTGGTTCAGCTCATTTTGTACTGAGTTGTTATGTCTTACAGCGGTAGCTTTATTTTCTAAAGAGTTTCTAAGTAGTAGAAAGAACGGGGGTGAGTGGATGCTCAATGGAGTCAAAGTAGACAAAAGGCATCAGATGACCAGGAACTGCAAGGATGAAAACTGTACAAATAGGATATACTTAAAAGGGCACTGGCTTAGTTAGCATGGATATTGCCTTGGTTGCTTTGTTGTGTGAAGTTAAGTAATCATCTGAAAGTTAGCTAGCCTGTAATTTGTCTATTTTAGTGAGAAAGGTAAAGCTAGAGTAACAAATCAGTGAAAGCCTCTCTATGTTTGATTCTTCAGACTCTAGCAGATGATAACGCAGACTCAAACACGGCCTCCTTCATGGATCTGATCAGAACTCCAAACATGAGGAAACACACTCTCATACTCAGCTTCAACTGGTGAGTTTGTTTTATTCTATTGTAAGAAGTGGTCAATGTAAGATGGAGGATTTTGGTTTCTTTCCAACACTCATTTTGAGTTAAACCTAGTCGGTAACTGTTTTAAGATTTACCAAACACAATAAACCCCCAAGAAAAATAAGATACTCCTCAGGTAAGAAATATTCCCTAATGACAAAGTGGTTTGGTTTGCCCTCTctgtttgttctattttttttcacttgtgaGCTATGGGACACTCCTGAATTTCCCCCaggggataaataaagtatttatttatctatataTCTAGAGTCAAGCATCTGCAGCGAAAATGTTACTACAAAAACGTTTCaatttctcctctttgtctcttccAGGTTCGTCAGCGCTGTCGTCTATCAGGGTCTAATCATGAGGCTGGGCATCCTCGGAGGAAACGTCTACATCGACTTCCTCATCTCCGGCCTGGTGGAGTTCCCCGCCgccttcctcatcctcttcacCATCGATCGTATCGGTCGACGCCTTCCCTTCGCCACTGCCAACATCGTAGCTGGAGCATCCTGCTTCATCACTGCCTTCATTCCTGACAGTAAGACTCAGCCGACAGACGGAGAAGAAGATTCAGATCATATAGTTTCCTAAACATGTTTGAATACTACGCTCTCCGTCCCTGCAGGTATGTTCTGGTTTAAGACGGTGGTGGCCTGCATCGGTCGGCTGGGGATCACCATGGCCTTTGAGATGGTCGTGTTTGTTAACACTGAGCTCTACCCAACCTTTGTCAGGTAATCATGCAAACCGTACAAACTCCTAAATATCTGTTTTGGAGGGGTTGCAGTTCcagtttgttgttattgtttttttatgtcctaGTCTTTCTACCAAGTTTAAATGACCTTACTGATATTCATTCCACCTCAACTAGCTCACAGAACGACATGGTAACACTATTATTGGGCTGTGTATAAACGAAACCagggataaaaaaataagataacaAGCCGCGATCATCTGCAATAGCATCTACCTACAACATCTGCGGGCTTAAATTTGAGCTTTTCTGTTTAGTGAactattttcttcttttaccaTTACTTTCTATGTAACTCTAATTTGACCACAATGTGAGGGACATCAGGAAGAACCGGTGCAGATCTCAGCTGCTCTAAAAGTCATAATAAACTTTAactttggaaaaaaacacatggagTGCACAAGTCACACTCTGTATGAGAACAGACACTTTAAGTACATTTAATAGCCATACAGAACTCAGGTGTTCTTTAGAGGAGAATCAAGAATATCATACTCATCCTCTCTATGTGACATACAGTATAGATGGTGTTTTGTAAGGAAGTTCATGTTTGCATTTATTCCAAGCTTTAGTACAGCTTGGTCTAACAAGTACAGCTCAGCTTGTAGATAGCTAAAGTAAGTTATATGGAGCCAAACATGTTAAATTCAAGAAGTTCAATTAATtataataaagataaaaattaaTCTCCGGTGTCAAAAAAGCTATTTGACATTGTTTGGTTCAAGCATGTATACCTCTGTGCACATGTGCAAATTATAAGTGTGAAATAAAGAAACTAataagttgttgttgttcatttgTGTAAAGGAACTTTGGAGTGTCAGTTTGTTCGACTCTCTGCGATGTTGGAGGCATCGTAGCTCCGTTCCTGCTCTACAGGCTGGCTGTCATCTGGCTGGAGCTGCCACTTATCATCTTCGGTTGGTTTCATATCCAAAACAATAAGTGCTAGATGTGATTAAACTGAACATGTCTAACATCAGCCGTTAAAAATCTGCTGTATCATTAAAGTTgagaacatgttttattgtgtttcgCAGGGTCCCTTGCTTTCCTGGCCGGTGGTTTGGTGCTGCTGCTTCCTGAGACCAGAGGTGTGCCGCTGCCCGACACCATCGATGACATCGAGTTCCCTAACAAGTAAGTTTCCAGTGCAGAatcatgaaataataaatatttttcagaAGATACAAGGTGTATATAggttatgtctttgtgtctatccaaaaacaaaaagccatACTGACCTGGATGTCCCAGCTGTGTTTAAACTGTACCTATGCTCTATCATTACGCCGATGATACTGTGATATTTCTCTCTAAGTCCCATATAGATTAGGGACACTATGGaacttttttcctttcttgttGAATCTACAGACCTTATTCTCCTGTCACTGATTGTTCTTCCTTTTAAATTCAataattgaatgtttgtttgtttgttcagaaTGAAAGAGAACGCAGAAATGAAGAACCAACAGCTGGACAACCTGCTACCTCAAAACAACGGCATAACGACCAACAAAGATACAGAAACGGTTTAATATCTGTgagaaaagtatttatttattgtttaacaCTGAAGCCTGTGGATACACATcagctttatatttattattaataataataataataataataataataataatacattttatttataagcgcttttcaaaaactcaaagacactgtacaaaTAGTTAAAAACcgaaagaacagcacagtaaggacagactaacagacattgcaacagtacacacaaatcataaagataacaacaataaaggtaaactacagaaaacagaaaatacatcacaatcatgcattaaaagcttgttttacAGAGAtgagttttgataagtgatttgaaagtaggagggtcggtgcagtgttgaatgtgtgtagggagtgagttccagagggagggggcagctatggagaaggctctgtcccccaaggttatttgttgtatttgtttttgactGTTAGTTAGTTATTTAGtcagttagttagttagttagtaaACTGTTATCTGTGTCCCTTATTATCAACAATGTGTCTGGAGTGAGATGGCTGACATTGGGCGACTCTTGCAATGTGACGAATTGAGTCCAAAGTACCAaactgagagagaaaagtgtTAAGCTTTTGTGTATGTTTTAGGAATTATTTCAGGACTacattattaaattattaaagcGTTTTCTTCTCCTATATTTCgattctttgtgtttctttattttctatttcttcTCATACACTTTTCCTCCAACTTAAAAACATCCAGTACAGTACAGTCAAGGTTGATTTTGTATGTTTAGTGTTTAGATATTTGGTATCCTCTATGCATGTGAAGGTAGTTTGAACAAGTCACAAAAAAAGTGGTGACACTGAAAACCGCAACCATGAAAAAAGGTGATCAGAAACGGTTTCAATCATGGAATTAAAATTTAAATGATTGTAAATTTAACTTACTTTTCAATGGCTTatttaaacgtacaatatgtagaattgtattaaaatgttaacattaaaatatctaaatgaataaaaaattggctaaacctatgttatatcttcaagattcaagattacCATTATTTGTCTCACAAAGTGAATAATTTGTCTTGGGCTCTTCACCCGagctgcagccataaaaaaagacaacaatcaacatcattcacatcaaacataaaacaataaacagtaTTTAGTAAAAGTTAAGTATATAAATAACATCAGGTTCTTAAAATACCAGTGCAAACACGCAAAGACAATTCCAGTGCCTATCAGTCTTATTTGCCACTATTTCAAAGTTTTATAGACACAAGGATAAATTAATTTTCAAACCTCTGAACCTCCTCCCAGAGGGCAGCAGCTCGTACTCTGTATGTAGAACATGGGATGAGTCACTGACAGTCTTATTGGCTTGCTTTAGAGAAGCCAGTTCCAAAATAGTCTGCAGGGATGTGTGATGTTTACCTCCTCTAATTTTCCAAGCAGTCTGAATCAATCTGATCGGACAGGTTGCCAAACCATGCTGTGATACCATACATGATTAGGCTATATGTtattgttgagtacttacattccctcaaatattttaaacagttatcaaagccagagaaatccctaattttatagttgtaataGGCGGCCACCATGACAGAGACGACATGTTTAccattgccatggaaacactgcatgttacgtcaaagacagCTACACATGAAAGTGGGAAATAAACAACTAGTTGTTGGTGAATATCATGACCGTGACCATACGGTTAAGAAATACTTTGGGGCCACAGTCAACATCCCTACAGATGGAATAACTGCGCCCGGATAATACAGACATTTTCACCTTTACACGCCCCACGTGGAAGTGATTTACAAATTACTGgatcaataaatacaaacacagccaCAAAATATAATATTATGTTTGAGTGAGACATTCCCTTTAGTGAATAAATCTACCTTCGGTGCTTCAAGTATAGTTTTTACTCTGATTTGCCCCATCTCTCTGGAAGCAGAACAGTAAACATACTCTTAAAAATAAGGAGCTTTGTTTTGTATCAAACTGGAGAGGTCGACTTTGataacaatgaaaataaatataggtATGAAGACACTTACATAGATTTTTATTGAAACAGAAATGCAGCTGACTTGAAGACTTTTTTAGTACAGTAGAAATCTAGGATTCATTCATGTCCCTATcattcttcctgcatctccctctgtcCCATTTTATCTGTTcttcatgagtctggttctgctcgaggtttctgcctcttaaaaggttTTTCTTGCCAATTTGTAATATTACAAAGAGCAAGGTCTTTTACCTGAAAGTGTCTTGACATTTGTCATGAATTGGcattatacaaataaagattgattgatcatGTGTTAACCAGGAGTCGTACAATAGCTAGCTCAATTAAATGATTTGTAACCTCACTGCAACGTTTAACTTGGAGGTATAGTTCACTGATTATCATGCACAAGTGCTGCTTTGAACAAATATTCTGAAGATAATCAAATATCACTGTTTATGTAAAGTCACACAGCCGCTGTGCTTAACTTTatgttttgaagttttaaaCACTTCAATTATACAGAATCTGTTTTGGCTTGTGCTCAGCAGGTCCTCTAAATAATTGCATCAAGCTGCTGAGTTTTCTCTGTTGAACTCCATCAAACAGTAACGACAGTAACAGGTCACCTTAACTATTTTAAAGAAGCTGAGTTGGACCAGTGCCAGTCGGTGAAGAGGAGCGTAGAGTAGCTCCTGCTAAACATTTTTTCATACTTCTAAAACTGAAGATTTTGATATATTGAATTAATGACTGCAACCTTTGATGACCTCCTGGAAGAGGCGGGGGCTTTCGGCCGCTGTCAGAAGCGCACCTTCGCCCTGCTCTGTATGGGGGGGCTTGCCCAGTGCAGGTGTGTATGTCTCCAATCTTTCACCTCTG
The Labrus bergylta chromosome 15, fLabBer1.1, whole genome shotgun sequence DNA segment above includes these coding regions:
- the LOC109986421 gene encoding solute carrier family 22 member 2; this encodes MTTFDDILEEAGNFGRCQKRIFALFCMVSMPWAGVYVGIVFQGYTPDHWCRDSAVVERRQECGWSLAHGRRLTLPLVNSSGEQQQHSSCEQYDVDWNATALTCDTVELGLGKTPTTACKNGWEYDYEGRQSFVTEFDLVCSDAWLVDMYQATLNVGFLIGSIAIGYLADRFGRKMSFLMSSLLNGIAGILVAVAPDYVSLLVFRTLYGFGVKGGWVAGYVLITEIVGVEYRRTVGVLYQMFFSVGILLLPLLAYYITDWRWLQVVITIPYIVFLSYYWFIPESPRWLLSQNKKAKAVEITEAMAKENKRTLSKNIETLADDNADSNTASFMDLIRTPNMRKHTLILSFNWFVSAVVYQGLIMRLGILGGNVYIDFLISGLVEFPAAFLILFTIDRIGRRLPFATANIVAGASCFITAFIPDSMFWFKTVVACIGRLGITMAFEMVVFVNTELYPTFVRNFGVSVCSTLCDVGGIVAPFLLYRLAVIWLELPLIIFGSLAFLAGGLVLLLPETRGVPLPDTIDDIEFPNKMKENAEMKNQQLDNLLPQNNGITTNKDTETV